The proteins below come from a single Xiphophorus hellerii strain 12219 chromosome 14, Xiphophorus_hellerii-4.1, whole genome shotgun sequence genomic window:
- the sema4f gene encoding semaphorin-4F isoform X2, giving the protein MGDGMTLSGVLLVLVPMCCLMPGNCVPATLGALKERETFKGVTNFSTFLLDSSTGTLFLGAKDAILAVDTNNLKKPPKKIDWAVPEEKRKSCVGKGKTEADCNNYIRLLEFLNDGRIYVCGTYAFDPQCAFLHLPSFTLEKTEDGAVKMETGKGKCPFEPNQRYTAVMADGILYTAATSNFLGTSYDICRATGPEQERVRTDQSINWLNDPEFVSSALIEQAPDSNPTGDDDKIYFFFTEMAKEHDLYTKVPRVVRVCKSDVGGMKTLQRRWTTFLKAQLVCEDKASGQRYNILTDVFTTQHSPEDPSSTHFYGLFTSQWEPNDISAVCVFSLFDISKVMDGPFKELKKTCENWNSPETVPTPRPGQCLNSDLKAQGFGSSLKLPDKVLTFVRDHPLMENSVTAAPLLVRKGIKYTKLAVTLMGEAEDRRGAVLHLGTDRGELHQVAVANQNATLLQEIPLFSPQEPVNNIIMHQGRALVGSPQSVAKVQTEGCALYSSCEVCARARGVGCEWSAEDKTCRFTLTDPGSGDVVDEALKSCDSQAGRCDPSTKVLKVSPGLQILLPCVQLSPRPCSWEYPPHRHTRQHHSDLAVTVTEENLGSYVCTCQEGGPNVRDPTPCRRAAFFLNLEEPDARGSSALNGNRHHLAIYVLLFFLGLVCGAILLYVLNPWKNSTRSGNRAPDNSLSSGKEQKLLCSLTTPQSQSSSSLVSDGFRSSEKQNGKTTSTTATTLLSSQGNGGPHANSYSGSRISSNTSNGHSLYSNCDTSGSGLKLNSEILVANALGGRTGTRDWGRPDLGEKEAGEGNGVDELLGARKKGLEDEFVSLSEFQAPLAPCEESSI; this is encoded by the exons AGCGAGAGACATTCAAGGGTGTGACGAACTTCAGCACCTTCCTGCTGGACTCTTCCACAGGGACCCTTTTCCTGGGCGCCAAAGATGCCATTCTAGCTGTGGACAccaacaacctgaagaaaccGCCAAAAAAG ATTGATTGGGCCGTACCGGAAGAGAAGAGGAAATCTTGCGTGGGGAAAGGAAAGACGGAG GCGGACTGCAACAACTACATCCGTCTGTTGGAGTTCCTGAACGACGGTCGCATCTACGTGTGTGGCACCTACGCCTTTGACCCCCAGTGTGCATTTCTG CACCTTCCCTCCTTCACCTTGGAAAAAACAGAGGATGGAGCAGTGAAGATGGAGACTGGGAAGGGCAAATGCCCCTTTGAGCCCAATCAGCGTTACACAGCTGTAATGGCAG ATGGCATCCTATACACAGCAGCCACCAGTAACTTCCTGGGAACTTCCTATGACATCTGCAGGGCAACGGGCCCCGAGCAGGAGCGCGTCCGAACCGACCAATCCATCAACTGGCTCAACG ACCCAGAGTTTGTGAGCTCGGCGTTGATAGAGCAGGCCCCAGACAGCAACCCGACCGGAGACGACGACAAAATCTACTTCTTCTTCACTGAGATGGCCAAAGAGCACGATCTGTACACCAAAGTACCGAGGGTGGTGCGGGTTTGCAAG TCTGACGTGGGAGGGATGAAGACTCTGCAGCGACGATGGACCACCTTTCTCAAGGCGCAGCTGGTGTGTGAAGACAAAGCGAGTGGTCAGCGTTACAACATCCTGACAGACGTTTTCACGACTCAACACTCCCCAGAAGACCCCAGCAGCACACACTTCTACGGGCTGTTCACCTCACAGTG GGAACCCAATGATATCTCAGCGGTGTGCGTCTTCAGTCTGTTTGACATCAGCAAAGTGATGGACGGTCCTTTTAAAGAGCTGAAGAAGACATGTGAGAACTGGAACAGTCCTGAGACTGTCCCCACACCAAGACCAGGACAG tGTTTGAACAGCGACTTAAAGGCTCAGGGATTCGGATCCTCATTGAAACTTCCTGATAAGGTGCTGACTTTTGTGAGGGATCACCCTCTGATGGAGAACAGCGTCACTGCAGCGCCCCTGCTGGTCCGGAAGGGAATTAAATACACCAAGCTGGCTGTGACGCTGATGGGCGAGGCGGAGGACCGGAGAGGAGCCGTCCTCCATCTTGGAACAG ATCGTGGGGagctccaccaggtggcagTAGCGAACCAGAATGCAACTTTACTTCAAGAGATTCCTCTTTTCTCACCCCAAGAGCCTGTTAACAATATAATAATGCATCAG GGCCGAGCGCTGGTGGGCAGCCCGCAGTCGGTGGCTAAAGTCCAGACTGAAGGCTGCGCTCTGTACTCCAGCTGTGAGGTCTGTGCCAGAGCCAGAGGAGTTGGCTGCGAGTGGAGCGCAGAGGACAAAACCTGCAGATTCACACTCACAGA tCCCGGTTCAGGTGACGTTGTGGATGAGGCCTTAAAAAGCTGTGATTCTCAAGCGG GACGATGCGATCCATCCACCAAGGTGCTGAAAGTCTCCCCTGGGCTGCAGATCCTGTTGCCATGTGTCCAGCTTTCTCCTCGGCCTTGCAGCTGGGAATATCCTCCCCACAGACACACCAGGCAGCACCACTCTGACTTGGCGGTGACCGTGACAGAGGAAAACCTGGGGAGCTACGTTTGCACATGCCAG gaGGGAGGACCTAACGTCAGAGACCCGACCCCCTGCCGGCGAGCGGCTTTTTTCCTGAACTTGGAGGAACCCGATGCTAGAGGATCGTCTGCCCTGAATGGAAACCGACATCACTTAGCAATCTATGTCCTTTTATTCTTCTTAGGTCTAGTATGTGGAGCAATTCTCCTCTATGTCTTAAACCCGTGGAAAAACAGCACCCGCTCTGGCAATCGCGCTCCCGATAACTCGTTGTCATCGGGAAAGGAGCAGAAATTGCTGTGCTCTTTGACAACGCCGCAGTCCCAAAGCAGCTCCAGCCTGGTGTCGGACGGCTTCAGGTCGTCGGAAAAACAAAACGGCAAGACGACGTCAACCACGGCCACTACGCTGCTCAGCAGTCAGGGTAACGGTGGCCCCCATGCTAACAGCTACAGCGGCTCCAGGATTAGCAGCAACACGAGCAATGGGCATTCTCTGTACAGCAACTGCGACACCAGTGGCAGCGGGCTGAAGCTCAACTCCGAGATCCTAGTAGCGAACGCGCTGGGGGGCAGGACGGGGACGAGGGACTGGGGGCGGCCAGATTTGGGAGAGAAGGAGGCGGGGGAGGGAAATGGAGTGGATGAACTGCTGGGAGCGAGGAAGAAAGGACTAGAGGACGAGTTCGTCAGTTTGTCAGAATTTCAAGCTCCACTTGCTCCGTGTGAAGAAAGCTCAATATGA
- the sema4f gene encoding semaphorin-4F isoform X1 — translation MGDGMTLSGVLLVLVPMCCLMPGNCVPATLGALKAERETFKGVTNFSTFLLDSSTGTLFLGAKDAILAVDTNNLKKPPKKIDWAVPEEKRKSCVGKGKTEADCNNYIRLLEFLNDGRIYVCGTYAFDPQCAFLHLPSFTLEKTEDGAVKMETGKGKCPFEPNQRYTAVMADGILYTAATSNFLGTSYDICRATGPEQERVRTDQSINWLNDPEFVSSALIEQAPDSNPTGDDDKIYFFFTEMAKEHDLYTKVPRVVRVCKSDVGGMKTLQRRWTTFLKAQLVCEDKASGQRYNILTDVFTTQHSPEDPSSTHFYGLFTSQWEPNDISAVCVFSLFDISKVMDGPFKELKKTCENWNSPETVPTPRPGQCLNSDLKAQGFGSSLKLPDKVLTFVRDHPLMENSVTAAPLLVRKGIKYTKLAVTLMGEAEDRRGAVLHLGTDRGELHQVAVANQNATLLQEIPLFSPQEPVNNIIMHQGRALVGSPQSVAKVQTEGCALYSSCEVCARARGVGCEWSAEDKTCRFTLTDPGSGDVVDEALKSCDSQAGRCDPSTKVLKVSPGLQILLPCVQLSPRPCSWEYPPHRHTRQHHSDLAVTVTEENLGSYVCTCQEGGPNVRDPTPCRRAAFFLNLEEPDARGSSALNGNRHHLAIYVLLFFLGLVCGAILLYVLNPWKNSTRSGNRAPDNSLSSGKEQKLLCSLTTPQSQSSSSLVSDGFRSSEKQNGKTTSTTATTLLSSQGNGGPHANSYSGSRISSNTSNGHSLYSNCDTSGSGLKLNSEILVANALGGRTGTRDWGRPDLGEKEAGEGNGVDELLGARKKGLEDEFVSLSEFQAPLAPCEESSI, via the exons CAGAGCGAGAGACATTCAAGGGTGTGACGAACTTCAGCACCTTCCTGCTGGACTCTTCCACAGGGACCCTTTTCCTGGGCGCCAAAGATGCCATTCTAGCTGTGGACAccaacaacctgaagaaaccGCCAAAAAAG ATTGATTGGGCCGTACCGGAAGAGAAGAGGAAATCTTGCGTGGGGAAAGGAAAGACGGAG GCGGACTGCAACAACTACATCCGTCTGTTGGAGTTCCTGAACGACGGTCGCATCTACGTGTGTGGCACCTACGCCTTTGACCCCCAGTGTGCATTTCTG CACCTTCCCTCCTTCACCTTGGAAAAAACAGAGGATGGAGCAGTGAAGATGGAGACTGGGAAGGGCAAATGCCCCTTTGAGCCCAATCAGCGTTACACAGCTGTAATGGCAG ATGGCATCCTATACACAGCAGCCACCAGTAACTTCCTGGGAACTTCCTATGACATCTGCAGGGCAACGGGCCCCGAGCAGGAGCGCGTCCGAACCGACCAATCCATCAACTGGCTCAACG ACCCAGAGTTTGTGAGCTCGGCGTTGATAGAGCAGGCCCCAGACAGCAACCCGACCGGAGACGACGACAAAATCTACTTCTTCTTCACTGAGATGGCCAAAGAGCACGATCTGTACACCAAAGTACCGAGGGTGGTGCGGGTTTGCAAG TCTGACGTGGGAGGGATGAAGACTCTGCAGCGACGATGGACCACCTTTCTCAAGGCGCAGCTGGTGTGTGAAGACAAAGCGAGTGGTCAGCGTTACAACATCCTGACAGACGTTTTCACGACTCAACACTCCCCAGAAGACCCCAGCAGCACACACTTCTACGGGCTGTTCACCTCACAGTG GGAACCCAATGATATCTCAGCGGTGTGCGTCTTCAGTCTGTTTGACATCAGCAAAGTGATGGACGGTCCTTTTAAAGAGCTGAAGAAGACATGTGAGAACTGGAACAGTCCTGAGACTGTCCCCACACCAAGACCAGGACAG tGTTTGAACAGCGACTTAAAGGCTCAGGGATTCGGATCCTCATTGAAACTTCCTGATAAGGTGCTGACTTTTGTGAGGGATCACCCTCTGATGGAGAACAGCGTCACTGCAGCGCCCCTGCTGGTCCGGAAGGGAATTAAATACACCAAGCTGGCTGTGACGCTGATGGGCGAGGCGGAGGACCGGAGAGGAGCCGTCCTCCATCTTGGAACAG ATCGTGGGGagctccaccaggtggcagTAGCGAACCAGAATGCAACTTTACTTCAAGAGATTCCTCTTTTCTCACCCCAAGAGCCTGTTAACAATATAATAATGCATCAG GGCCGAGCGCTGGTGGGCAGCCCGCAGTCGGTGGCTAAAGTCCAGACTGAAGGCTGCGCTCTGTACTCCAGCTGTGAGGTCTGTGCCAGAGCCAGAGGAGTTGGCTGCGAGTGGAGCGCAGAGGACAAAACCTGCAGATTCACACTCACAGA tCCCGGTTCAGGTGACGTTGTGGATGAGGCCTTAAAAAGCTGTGATTCTCAAGCGG GACGATGCGATCCATCCACCAAGGTGCTGAAAGTCTCCCCTGGGCTGCAGATCCTGTTGCCATGTGTCCAGCTTTCTCCTCGGCCTTGCAGCTGGGAATATCCTCCCCACAGACACACCAGGCAGCACCACTCTGACTTGGCGGTGACCGTGACAGAGGAAAACCTGGGGAGCTACGTTTGCACATGCCAG gaGGGAGGACCTAACGTCAGAGACCCGACCCCCTGCCGGCGAGCGGCTTTTTTCCTGAACTTGGAGGAACCCGATGCTAGAGGATCGTCTGCCCTGAATGGAAACCGACATCACTTAGCAATCTATGTCCTTTTATTCTTCTTAGGTCTAGTATGTGGAGCAATTCTCCTCTATGTCTTAAACCCGTGGAAAAACAGCACCCGCTCTGGCAATCGCGCTCCCGATAACTCGTTGTCATCGGGAAAGGAGCAGAAATTGCTGTGCTCTTTGACAACGCCGCAGTCCCAAAGCAGCTCCAGCCTGGTGTCGGACGGCTTCAGGTCGTCGGAAAAACAAAACGGCAAGACGACGTCAACCACGGCCACTACGCTGCTCAGCAGTCAGGGTAACGGTGGCCCCCATGCTAACAGCTACAGCGGCTCCAGGATTAGCAGCAACACGAGCAATGGGCATTCTCTGTACAGCAACTGCGACACCAGTGGCAGCGGGCTGAAGCTCAACTCCGAGATCCTAGTAGCGAACGCGCTGGGGGGCAGGACGGGGACGAGGGACTGGGGGCGGCCAGATTTGGGAGAGAAGGAGGCGGGGGAGGGAAATGGAGTGGATGAACTGCTGGGAGCGAGGAAGAAAGGACTAGAGGACGAGTTCGTCAGTTTGTCAGAATTTCAAGCTCCACTTGCTCCGTGTGAAGAAAGCTCAATATGA